A part of Cotesia glomerata isolate CgM1 linkage group LG4, MPM_Cglom_v2.3, whole genome shotgun sequence genomic DNA contains:
- the LOC123262616 gene encoding uncharacterized protein LOC123262616 isoform X2, whose protein sequence is MDIRWCLQIVWCLLLIGVVKANSISTTPQTTSSTDSSVKPKPKVRRSNFYLSSNGATIPSYKLFDTNMNIHALRTTPTINSFSHSFPKSEFTKSPLINSFTPYEVNSLKLIPENSKITAKAYYKSPSFYTSSSFPKFSQRPSASSAGQYGKNYPEIKSISISPSFSASEVTSGGFKPISPPQYQSNPQSELSKALRGYEDSYQSYGNPTTSSLASSLENFPTYSVKPIHPTIRTNLPFAPTTAVSKIKSSDNYQLLSAQPQLHFTAAIPLPQQPIYHSQPFGRIKTDVEVITKRPQILFPEDSSEEDFKSTGIPVSEESYEPLQTVKNVKNDNRYQLPDSSIFKSYDEAFGKLYHTTKVPVVHGTPRPHTPKLIEKPPQYGVSSSAEAEKQVYEHSDEYSSGSNENYHPGGNSNQGSHQKYSQEGSDFEMPHFENFGRDFKQDFEESYHSELPREEYKQVREVSKVDETNSRPKISSSGRETIRSRRPNKPRKSYAVDESAGVETTYERIVAKNPQESSERQVPVENFGYKIPKSSRTTGFNNEQTTEPSKPTYSAKKSKNQSSRNSELRKQTSHQFNSPYSSSQPKSLDQSPTVENVLVLPFIYKDNLNSNYHLLNDPVG, encoded by the exons ATGGACATCAGG TGGTGCTTACAGATTGTTTGGTGTTTACTGCTAATTGGAGTTGTCAAGGCTAATTCAATTTCGACAACCCCTCAAACGACATCTTCCACGGATTCATCTGTAAAACCTAAACCCAAAGTGCGACGTTCTAATTTTTACTTGTCATCAAATGGTGCGACAATTCCCTCTTATAAATTATTCGACACAAATATGAACATACACGCGCTTAGAACCACGCCCACGATAAACTCTTTCAGTCACAGTTTTCCAAAAAGTGAGTTTACTAAATCCCCGTTAATAAATTCGTTCACACCCTACGAGGTTAATTCCTTGAAACTAATTCcggaaaattctaaaataaccGCAAAGGCTTACTACAAAAGTCCTAGTTTCTATACAAGTTCAAGTTTTCCGAAATTTAGCCAACGTCCCTCAGCGAGTTCTGCTGGTCAATATGGAAAAAACTACCCCGAGATAAAATCTATATCAATATCACCCTCGTTCTCAGCTTCAGAGGTTACTTCCGGAGGGTTTAAGCCCATCAGTCCTCCCCAATACCAAAGCAACCCTCAATCCGAACTTTCTAAAGCCCTGAGGGGTTACGAGGACTCTTATCAATCTTACGGTAATCCCACGACGTCTTCCCTAGCATCTTCCCTTGAAAACTTCCCAACGTACTCTGTTAAGCCGATTCACCCGACAATTAGAACTAATTTACCTTTCGCGCCGACAACCGCTGTCTCGAAAATAAAGAGCAGCGATAATTATCAGCTGCTTTCTGCTCAACCCCAATTACATTTCACCGCGGCGATTCCTCTTCCCCAACAGCCTATTTACCATTCGCAGCCCTTTGGAAGAATAAAGACCGATGTTGAAGTGATCACCAAGAGACCACAAATTCTATTTCCCGAAGATAGTTCCGAAGAAG ATTTTAAGTCCACGGGAATTCCCGTTTCTGAAGAATCATACGAACCGCTTCAAACAgtcaaaaatgttaaaaatgatAACCGATACCAGTTACCTGActcttctatttttaaatcatacgACGAAGCCTTTGGAAAATTGTACCACACGACTAAAGTTCCTGTTGTGCATGGTACTCCGCGACCTCACACGCCAAAGTTGATAGAAAAACCACCCCAGTACGGAGTCTCAAGCAGCGCTGAAGCTGAGAAGCAAGTTTACGAGCACTCTGATGAATATTCTTCGGGTTCGAACGAAAATTATCACCCGGGAGGCAATTCCAACCAGGGAAGCCACCAGAAATACAGCCAGGAGGGGAGTGATTTCGAAATGCCTCACTTTGAGAACTTTGGCCGTGACTTTAAACAAGATTTCGAGGAATCTTATCACTCGGAACTTCCTCGCGAAG agtacaAACAAGTCAGAGAAGTTTCAAAGGTTGACGAAACGAATTCGCGACCGAAGATCAGTTCCAGCGGTCGAGAAACGATCAGATCGCGTCGCCCAAATAAACCACGTAAGAGTTACGCCGTCGATGAGTCTGCGGGTGTTGAAACGACTTACGAAAGGATTGTTGCAAAAAATCCCCAAGAGTCTTCGGAGAGGCAAGTTCCCGTGGAGAACTTTGGTTACAAAATTCCGAAAAGTTCGCGGACGACTGGCTTCAATAATGAACAAACCACTGAACCGTCAAAGCCGACTTACTCCGCGAAAAAATCCAAGAATCAGAGCTCCAGGAACTCTGAATTGAGGAAGCAAACCTCCCACCAATTTAACTCTCCGTATTCGAGCAGCCAGCCAAAATCGCTCGATCAATCTCCGACTGTTGAAAACGTCTTAGTACTGCCGTTTATCTACAAAGATAATCTCAACAGCAATTATCATCTGCTGAACGATCCAGTTGGTTAA
- the LOC123262616 gene encoding uncharacterized protein LOC123262616 isoform X3: MDIRIVWCLLLIGVVKANSISTTPQTTSSTDSSVKPKPKVRRSNFYLSSNGATIPSYKLFDTNMNIHALRTTPTINSFSHSFPKSEFTKSPLINSFTPYEVNSLKLIPENSKITAKAYYKSPSFYTSSSFPKFSQRPSASSAGQYGKNYPEIKSISISPSFSASEVTSGGFKPISPPQYQSNPQSELSKALRGYEDSYQSYGNPTTSSLASSLENFPTYSVKPIHPTIRTNLPFAPTTAVSKIKSSDNYQLLSAQPQLHFTAAIPLPQQPIYHSQPFGRIKTDVEVITKRPQILFPEDSSEEVDFKSTGIPVSEESYEPLQTVKNVKNDNRYQLPDSSIFKSYDEAFGKLYHTTKVPVVHGTPRPHTPKLIEKPPQYGVSSSAEAEKQVYEHSDEYSSGSNENYHPGGNSNQGSHQKYSQEGSDFEMPHFENFGRDFKQDFEESYHSELPREEYKQVREVSKVDETNSRPKISSSGRETIRSRRPNKPRKSYAVDESAGVETTYERIVAKNPQESSERQVPVENFGYKIPKSSRTTGFNNEQTTEPSKPTYSAKKSKNQSSRNSELRKQTSHQFNSPYSSSQPKSLDQSPTVENVLVLPFIYKDNLNSNYHLLNDPVG; this comes from the exons ATGGACATCAGG ATTGTTTGGTGTTTACTGCTAATTGGAGTTGTCAAGGCTAATTCAATTTCGACAACCCCTCAAACGACATCTTCCACGGATTCATCTGTAAAACCTAAACCCAAAGTGCGACGTTCTAATTTTTACTTGTCATCAAATGGTGCGACAATTCCCTCTTATAAATTATTCGACACAAATATGAACATACACGCGCTTAGAACCACGCCCACGATAAACTCTTTCAGTCACAGTTTTCCAAAAAGTGAGTTTACTAAATCCCCGTTAATAAATTCGTTCACACCCTACGAGGTTAATTCCTTGAAACTAATTCcggaaaattctaaaataaccGCAAAGGCTTACTACAAAAGTCCTAGTTTCTATACAAGTTCAAGTTTTCCGAAATTTAGCCAACGTCCCTCAGCGAGTTCTGCTGGTCAATATGGAAAAAACTACCCCGAGATAAAATCTATATCAATATCACCCTCGTTCTCAGCTTCAGAGGTTACTTCCGGAGGGTTTAAGCCCATCAGTCCTCCCCAATACCAAAGCAACCCTCAATCCGAACTTTCTAAAGCCCTGAGGGGTTACGAGGACTCTTATCAATCTTACGGTAATCCCACGACGTCTTCCCTAGCATCTTCCCTTGAAAACTTCCCAACGTACTCTGTTAAGCCGATTCACCCGACAATTAGAACTAATTTACCTTTCGCGCCGACAACCGCTGTCTCGAAAATAAAGAGCAGCGATAATTATCAGCTGCTTTCTGCTCAACCCCAATTACATTTCACCGCGGCGATTCCTCTTCCCCAACAGCCTATTTACCATTCGCAGCCCTTTGGAAGAATAAAGACCGATGTTGAAGTGATCACCAAGAGACCACAAATTCTATTTCCCGAAGATAGTTCCGAAGAAG TAGATTTTAAGTCCACGGGAATTCCCGTTTCTGAAGAATCATACGAACCGCTTCAAACAgtcaaaaatgttaaaaatgatAACCGATACCAGTTACCTGActcttctatttttaaatcatacgACGAAGCCTTTGGAAAATTGTACCACACGACTAAAGTTCCTGTTGTGCATGGTACTCCGCGACCTCACACGCCAAAGTTGATAGAAAAACCACCCCAGTACGGAGTCTCAAGCAGCGCTGAAGCTGAGAAGCAAGTTTACGAGCACTCTGATGAATATTCTTCGGGTTCGAACGAAAATTATCACCCGGGAGGCAATTCCAACCAGGGAAGCCACCAGAAATACAGCCAGGAGGGGAGTGATTTCGAAATGCCTCACTTTGAGAACTTTGGCCGTGACTTTAAACAAGATTTCGAGGAATCTTATCACTCGGAACTTCCTCGCGAAG agtacaAACAAGTCAGAGAAGTTTCAAAGGTTGACGAAACGAATTCGCGACCGAAGATCAGTTCCAGCGGTCGAGAAACGATCAGATCGCGTCGCCCAAATAAACCACGTAAGAGTTACGCCGTCGATGAGTCTGCGGGTGTTGAAACGACTTACGAAAGGATTGTTGCAAAAAATCCCCAAGAGTCTTCGGAGAGGCAAGTTCCCGTGGAGAACTTTGGTTACAAAATTCCGAAAAGTTCGCGGACGACTGGCTTCAATAATGAACAAACCACTGAACCGTCAAAGCCGACTTACTCCGCGAAAAAATCCAAGAATCAGAGCTCCAGGAACTCTGAATTGAGGAAGCAAACCTCCCACCAATTTAACTCTCCGTATTCGAGCAGCCAGCCAAAATCGCTCGATCAATCTCCGACTGTTGAAAACGTCTTAGTACTGCCGTTTATCTACAAAGATAATCTCAACAGCAATTATCATCTGCTGAACGATCCAGTTGGTTAA
- the LOC123262616 gene encoding uncharacterized protein LOC123262616 isoform X1: protein MDIRWCLQIVWCLLLIGVVKANSISTTPQTTSSTDSSVKPKPKVRRSNFYLSSNGATIPSYKLFDTNMNIHALRTTPTINSFSHSFPKSEFTKSPLINSFTPYEVNSLKLIPENSKITAKAYYKSPSFYTSSSFPKFSQRPSASSAGQYGKNYPEIKSISISPSFSASEVTSGGFKPISPPQYQSNPQSELSKALRGYEDSYQSYGNPTTSSLASSLENFPTYSVKPIHPTIRTNLPFAPTTAVSKIKSSDNYQLLSAQPQLHFTAAIPLPQQPIYHSQPFGRIKTDVEVITKRPQILFPEDSSEEVDFKSTGIPVSEESYEPLQTVKNVKNDNRYQLPDSSIFKSYDEAFGKLYHTTKVPVVHGTPRPHTPKLIEKPPQYGVSSSAEAEKQVYEHSDEYSSGSNENYHPGGNSNQGSHQKYSQEGSDFEMPHFENFGRDFKQDFEESYHSELPREEYKQVREVSKVDETNSRPKISSSGRETIRSRRPNKPRKSYAVDESAGVETTYERIVAKNPQESSERQVPVENFGYKIPKSSRTTGFNNEQTTEPSKPTYSAKKSKNQSSRNSELRKQTSHQFNSPYSSSQPKSLDQSPTVENVLVLPFIYKDNLNSNYHLLNDPVG from the exons ATGGACATCAGG TGGTGCTTACAGATTGTTTGGTGTTTACTGCTAATTGGAGTTGTCAAGGCTAATTCAATTTCGACAACCCCTCAAACGACATCTTCCACGGATTCATCTGTAAAACCTAAACCCAAAGTGCGACGTTCTAATTTTTACTTGTCATCAAATGGTGCGACAATTCCCTCTTATAAATTATTCGACACAAATATGAACATACACGCGCTTAGAACCACGCCCACGATAAACTCTTTCAGTCACAGTTTTCCAAAAAGTGAGTTTACTAAATCCCCGTTAATAAATTCGTTCACACCCTACGAGGTTAATTCCTTGAAACTAATTCcggaaaattctaaaataaccGCAAAGGCTTACTACAAAAGTCCTAGTTTCTATACAAGTTCAAGTTTTCCGAAATTTAGCCAACGTCCCTCAGCGAGTTCTGCTGGTCAATATGGAAAAAACTACCCCGAGATAAAATCTATATCAATATCACCCTCGTTCTCAGCTTCAGAGGTTACTTCCGGAGGGTTTAAGCCCATCAGTCCTCCCCAATACCAAAGCAACCCTCAATCCGAACTTTCTAAAGCCCTGAGGGGTTACGAGGACTCTTATCAATCTTACGGTAATCCCACGACGTCTTCCCTAGCATCTTCCCTTGAAAACTTCCCAACGTACTCTGTTAAGCCGATTCACCCGACAATTAGAACTAATTTACCTTTCGCGCCGACAACCGCTGTCTCGAAAATAAAGAGCAGCGATAATTATCAGCTGCTTTCTGCTCAACCCCAATTACATTTCACCGCGGCGATTCCTCTTCCCCAACAGCCTATTTACCATTCGCAGCCCTTTGGAAGAATAAAGACCGATGTTGAAGTGATCACCAAGAGACCACAAATTCTATTTCCCGAAGATAGTTCCGAAGAAG TAGATTTTAAGTCCACGGGAATTCCCGTTTCTGAAGAATCATACGAACCGCTTCAAACAgtcaaaaatgttaaaaatgatAACCGATACCAGTTACCTGActcttctatttttaaatcatacgACGAAGCCTTTGGAAAATTGTACCACACGACTAAAGTTCCTGTTGTGCATGGTACTCCGCGACCTCACACGCCAAAGTTGATAGAAAAACCACCCCAGTACGGAGTCTCAAGCAGCGCTGAAGCTGAGAAGCAAGTTTACGAGCACTCTGATGAATATTCTTCGGGTTCGAACGAAAATTATCACCCGGGAGGCAATTCCAACCAGGGAAGCCACCAGAAATACAGCCAGGAGGGGAGTGATTTCGAAATGCCTCACTTTGAGAACTTTGGCCGTGACTTTAAACAAGATTTCGAGGAATCTTATCACTCGGAACTTCCTCGCGAAG agtacaAACAAGTCAGAGAAGTTTCAAAGGTTGACGAAACGAATTCGCGACCGAAGATCAGTTCCAGCGGTCGAGAAACGATCAGATCGCGTCGCCCAAATAAACCACGTAAGAGTTACGCCGTCGATGAGTCTGCGGGTGTTGAAACGACTTACGAAAGGATTGTTGCAAAAAATCCCCAAGAGTCTTCGGAGAGGCAAGTTCCCGTGGAGAACTTTGGTTACAAAATTCCGAAAAGTTCGCGGACGACTGGCTTCAATAATGAACAAACCACTGAACCGTCAAAGCCGACTTACTCCGCGAAAAAATCCAAGAATCAGAGCTCCAGGAACTCTGAATTGAGGAAGCAAACCTCCCACCAATTTAACTCTCCGTATTCGAGCAGCCAGCCAAAATCGCTCGATCAATCTCCGACTGTTGAAAACGTCTTAGTACTGCCGTTTATCTACAAAGATAATCTCAACAGCAATTATCATCTGCTGAACGATCCAGTTGGTTAA